A genomic segment from Flavobacterium litorale encodes:
- a CDS encoding TonB-dependent receptor plug domain-containing protein, translating to MTLKQFLFITSLLLCQYICAQNDTITLLEEVIISDTQLRDFSNSQSVLKLNDSVIARNPASLGALLTYNSVIYFKENGLGMVSSPSFRGTTAQQTAVVWNGININSQLNGQTDFNILNARDFNSVSVRAGGGSVIYGSSAIGGSIHLNNDLSFAKKLENTLLLNYGSYNTFNGNYNVKAATDTFSADVSISRNSSDNDYEFPDTDVVNENGQYYNASYNAAFSYKLNNKNIVRLYSFAYDGERHFSRTLFAPSRSKYRDTNSRNVLEWLGIYGKFTSKLKAGLLTEYYEYYARASNPNYTFGKVNTWLTRYDLAYKATNAIKLNTLLEYTVNDGDGSDILNEKRRIGAGSLLMQHAVTPELQYELGIRKEVTDAYDSPVLFSFGGSYALAKFYTIKLNASRNFRIPTYNDLYWQDGGNPNLNPETSYQAEIGNEFTTKNLTFTLTGYYIKLRDMLRWVPTNTIWRPENVDEVDTYGIEFILNWQKTIGEHRFVFDGTYAYTVSQRDGSSNQLIYVPFHKATASLAYSHKKISAYYRHLYNGKVFYTSDNRSEIEAYHVATLGTEYHFKLLQGLDVGMQVHNLWDATYQNVATRPMPGRNYTMYLNLKF from the coding sequence ATGACTTTAAAACAATTTTTATTCATTACGTCGCTATTGTTGTGCCAATACATTTGTGCGCAAAACGATACTATTACCCTGTTGGAGGAAGTAATAATATCCGACACACAGTTGCGCGATTTCTCTAATTCGCAATCCGTACTAAAACTAAACGATTCGGTTATTGCCCGCAACCCAGCATCATTAGGCGCATTGCTTACCTACAATAGCGTAATTTATTTTAAAGAGAATGGTTTGGGCATGGTTTCGTCGCCATCGTTTCGTGGTACTACTGCACAACAAACGGCTGTGGTATGGAATGGTATCAATATCAACTCGCAACTTAACGGGCAAACCGATTTTAATATACTCAATGCGCGCGATTTTAATTCGGTTAGCGTTAGGGCAGGAGGCGGTAGCGTTATATACGGTAGTAGTGCTATTGGCGGGAGTATTCATTTGAATAACGATTTATCATTCGCTAAAAAATTAGAAAATACACTATTACTCAATTACGGTAGTTATAACACTTTTAATGGGAATTACAATGTAAAAGCAGCTACAGACACGTTTAGTGCCGATGTAAGCATTAGCCGAAATAGCTCGGATAACGATTATGAATTTCCTGATACGGATGTAGTAAACGAGAACGGACAGTATTATAATGCAAGCTATAACGCTGCTTTTAGTTATAAATTAAACAACAAAAATATAGTTAGGCTTTATAGTTTTGCCTACGATGGCGAAAGGCATTTTTCGCGTACGCTGTTTGCGCCTTCCAGAAGTAAGTACCGTGACACCAATTCTCGGAATGTATTAGAATGGTTGGGTATATACGGTAAATTCACTTCCAAATTAAAAGCAGGATTACTAACAGAATATTATGAATATTATGCCCGTGCCAGCAATCCTAATTATACCTTTGGCAAAGTAAACACGTGGCTTACCCGTTACGATTTGGCTTACAAAGCTACCAACGCCATTAAGTTAAACACTTTACTAGAATATACGGTTAATGATGGCGATGGTTCTGATATTTTGAACGAGAAACGCAGAATAGGGGCGGGGAGTTTGCTTATGCAACACGCTGTAACCCCTGAATTACAATATGAATTAGGAATACGTAAAGAAGTTACTGATGCCTACGATAGCCCAGTATTGTTCTCCTTTGGAGGTAGTTATGCCCTTGCAAAATTCTATACAATAAAACTCAATGCATCGCGTAATTTTAGAATACCTACCTATAATGATTTGTATTGGCAAGATGGCGGAAATCCTAATTTGAATCCTGAAACATCGTACCAAGCTGAAATTGGTAATGAATTTACTACCAAAAATCTAACTTTTACACTTACGGGGTATTACATAAAACTGCGCGATATGTTACGTTGGGTACCTACTAACACTATATGGCGCCCCGAAAATGTAGATGAGGTGGATACTTACGGAATAGAATTTATACTAAACTGGCAAAAAACCATAGGAGAACACCGTTTTGTATTTGATGGTACGTACGCCTATACCGTATCGCAGAGGGATGGGAGCAGTAACCAGTTAATTTATGTGCCTTTCCACAAAGCTACGGCTTCGTTAGCCTACTCGCATAAAAAAATATCGGCATACTATCGCCACTTGTACAATGGTAAAGTATTTTATACTTCCGATAACCGTTCGGAAATCGAAGCCTACCACGTTGCTACACTTGGTACGGAATACCATTTTAAATTGCTACAAGGGCTAGATGTAGGTATGCAAGTACACAATTTGTGGGATGCTACTTACCAAAACGTTGCAACACGCCCAATGCCAGGCAGAAATTACACGATGTATCTTAACCTTAAATTTTAA
- a CDS encoding ABC transporter substrate-binding protein, protein MKKLNTLLLFTIVLAFVCCKQEAKQQTTASAKVNNTVKYANGLKIYRYKGYSVVKVTNPWPNAEAGFTYVLQQENAVIPDSLRNYTTLQVPIQTVVVTSTTHIPSLEMLGVENSLVGFPGTRYISSEKTRARIDAGEIREVGANEKLNEEVMIDLSPDAVVGFSISGDNNAMTTLEKSGAKVLYNGDWTEQSPLGKAEWIKFFGELYGLQEKADSVFKKIETDYNSVKSLAKNTTTNPTVLSGAMYQDHWYLPQGGSWGALFIKDAHGNYLWNDSDGTGSHTLSYETVLDKAQNAEYWIGPAQFASLQEMTDSNPHYAQFKAFQNKEVYSFASKTGATGGVIYYELAPNRPDLVLKDLVKILHPEMLPDYELHFFEQLK, encoded by the coding sequence ATGAAGAAATTAAACACGCTATTATTATTTACCATAGTACTTGCCTTTGTTTGCTGTAAACAAGAGGCAAAACAACAAACTACAGCTTCTGCCAAGGTTAACAATACGGTAAAGTATGCCAACGGACTAAAAATATACCGTTACAAGGGCTACTCTGTAGTAAAAGTCACTAACCCGTGGCCCAACGCCGAGGCAGGTTTTACCTATGTATTACAGCAAGAAAATGCAGTTATACCCGATAGTTTACGCAACTATACAACCCTGCAAGTACCTATACAAACGGTAGTAGTAACCTCTACCACGCACATACCCTCGTTAGAAATGTTAGGGGTAGAAAACTCGTTAGTAGGCTTTCCTGGAACACGGTATATATCGTCTGAAAAGACAAGAGCACGAATTGATGCGGGAGAGATACGCGAAGTAGGTGCTAACGAAAAGCTTAACGAGGAGGTTATGATAGATTTATCGCCCGATGCTGTTGTTGGTTTTAGTATTAGTGGCGATAACAACGCTATGACAACCTTAGAAAAAAGTGGTGCTAAAGTGCTGTATAACGGGGACTGGACAGAACAATCGCCGTTAGGCAAAGCGGAATGGATTAAGTTTTTTGGGGAGCTTTACGGATTACAGGAAAAAGCTGATAGTGTTTTTAAGAAAATTGAAACGGATTATAATAGCGTAAAAAGCTTAGCCAAAAATACAACTACGAACCCTACCGTATTAAGCGGAGCCATGTACCAAGACCATTGGTATTTGCCACAAGGTGGTAGCTGGGGTGCTCTGTTTATAAAAGATGCGCACGGTAACTATTTATGGAACGATTCTGATGGAACGGGCAGCCATACCCTATCATACGAAACCGTTTTGGATAAAGCGCAAAATGCAGAGTATTGGATTGGTCCTGCGCAGTTTGCCTCGTTACAGGAAATGACCGATAGCAACCCGCATTACGCACAATTTAAAGCCTTCCAAAATAAAGAAGTTTATTCTTTTGCAAGTAAAACAGGCGCTACAGGTGGCGTAATTTATTACGAATTAGCTCCCAATCGCCCCGACTTGGTTTTAAAAGACCTCGTAAAAATACTTCACCCTGAAATGTTACCTGATTATGAACTTCATTTTTTTGAGCAACTAAAATAA
- a CDS encoding iron ABC transporter permease yields the protein MHHTKQHKLLFPVLAIGLVVLFLVNLSLGSVSIPFNEVVASLTGGNVTKSSWEYIILNYRLPKAITAIIVGMGLSLSGLLMQTLFRNPLAGPYVLGLSSGASLGVAFILLGAGILPSVLGSLFLSSYGIIIAATLGSFVVLLAVLLVAQRLKDTMAILIVGLMFGSFTSAIVSVLTYFSTAQQLQKFTFWAMGSLGSISWQNISILGIVCTIGIILAALCIKPLDALLLGERYAKSLGINFNKTRLLIIIATSILAGSITAFAGPIAFIGLAVPHMAKLIFKTGNHFVLFWATLLCGAIIVLLCDIITQLPGSDLTLPINAVTSAIGAPIVIWLLLRKRKGVYH from the coding sequence TTGCACCACACAAAGCAACATAAACTACTATTTCCTGTACTGGCTATTGGCTTGGTTGTGCTTTTTTTAGTCAACCTCAGTTTAGGGTCAGTTAGCATTCCTTTTAACGAGGTAGTAGCGAGCTTAACAGGTGGTAATGTAACAAAAAGCAGTTGGGAGTATATTATACTCAACTACAGGTTACCCAAAGCTATAACAGCAATTATAGTAGGTATGGGTTTGTCGCTTAGTGGTTTATTAATGCAAACCTTATTCAGGAATCCGTTGGCAGGACCTTATGTTTTAGGGTTAAGTTCGGGGGCAAGTTTAGGAGTAGCCTTTATACTACTTGGGGCTGGCATTTTACCTAGTGTTTTAGGTAGCCTTTTTTTATCGTCCTATGGCATAATTATAGCGGCTACGCTTGGTAGTTTTGTGGTATTATTAGCTGTTTTATTGGTTGCACAACGCTTAAAAGACACTATGGCTATACTTATTGTAGGGCTAATGTTTGGCAGCTTTACCAGTGCTATAGTTAGCGTATTAACGTATTTTAGTACGGCGCAACAACTCCAAAAATTTACCTTTTGGGCTATGGGCAGTTTGGGCAGTATATCATGGCAAAACATTAGTATTTTAGGTATAGTTTGCACCATAGGAATTATACTTGCAGCATTGTGCATTAAACCTTTAGATGCTTTACTCTTGGGGGAACGCTATGCTAAGAGCTTGGGTATTAATTTTAACAAAACGAGACTACTTATTATAATAGCCACCAGTATACTAGCAGGTAGTATAACGGCTTTTGCAGGACCTATAGCCTTTATTGGGCTTGCCGTGCCCCATATGGCAAAACTCATTTTTAAAACAGGAAACCATTTTGTGTTATTTTGGGCTACCTTGTTGTGCGGAGCAATAATAGTATTACTATGCGATATTATAACCCAATTACCAGGCAGCGATTTAACGTTGCCTATTAATGCAGTAACATCGGCAATAGGTGCGCCCATAGTTATTTGGCTACTTTTACGAAAAAGAAAGGGAGTGTACCATTAA
- a CDS encoding ABC transporter ATP-binding protein, with protein MEKEKVVLSANKISIGYTNKQSATVIGKNVTVTLQQGRFVALIGANGIGKSTLLRTLTGIQPLLKGEILLNDKNITRFSSKELAQNLSIVLTEGLPPSNLSVYELVALGRQPYTNWLGTLAPEDIEKVNEALALTQLKHLADKKHYEISDGQLQRVLIARALAQDTPVIILDEPTTHLDLVHKVSLLRLLKELTEKTGKSILYSTHDLDLALQLSDELIVMTPEKTVQGEPKTLIANNTFDTLFTDSSIIFDKEKNSFVVL; from the coding sequence ATGGAAAAAGAAAAGGTAGTACTATCGGCAAACAAGATAAGCATTGGTTATACTAACAAGCAAAGCGCAACTGTTATTGGTAAAAATGTAACCGTTACATTACAACAAGGACGTTTTGTAGCACTTATTGGTGCAAACGGTATTGGTAAATCTACTCTTTTACGAACGCTTACAGGGATACAACCACTACTAAAGGGAGAAATTCTGCTCAATGACAAAAATATAACACGGTTTAGCAGTAAGGAATTAGCGCAAAACCTAAGCATTGTACTTACGGAAGGCTTACCGCCGAGTAACCTCAGCGTTTACGAGCTTGTAGCATTGGGCAGGCAACCTTATACCAATTGGTTGGGTACATTAGCGCCTGAAGATATTGAGAAAGTAAACGAGGCATTAGCGTTAACGCAGCTAAAGCATTTAGCCGATAAAAAACACTACGAAATTAGCGATGGGCAGTTACAACGGGTACTTATAGCAAGAGCGCTGGCGCAAGATACCCCTGTGATAATATTGGATGAACCTACTACCCATTTGGACTTAGTACACAAAGTAAGTTTACTGCGTTTGTTAAAGGAACTTACTGAAAAAACGGGTAAGAGCATCCTTTACTCTACGCACGATTTGGATCTTGCATTGCAACTTAGTGATGAATTAATTGTTATGACACCCGAAAAAACAGTACAGGGCGAACCTAAAACGCTAATAGCAAACAATACATTTGATACTTTATTTACAGATAGCAGTATTATTTTTGATAAAGAAAAAAATAGTTTTGTAGTGCTGTAG
- a CDS encoding DUF6526 family protein, whose product MAQQSNKNHLRFYAPHHFVFYPFMLAVLSGTIYYAWSSEKNQMLWLFMALIAGAIIWLSFMTRQHYALTLQDRIIMQEMRYRYFVVTGNRFEPLEEELSKAQIFALRFASDNELETLATKAVQEKLSAGAIKKEISNWRADNNRV is encoded by the coding sequence ATGGCACAACAGAGTAATAAAAATCATTTACGGTTTTACGCACCCCACCATTTTGTATTTTACCCGTTTATGCTTGCAGTATTGTCAGGTACAATTTATTATGCTTGGAGTAGTGAAAAAAATCAAATGCTATGGTTGTTTATGGCACTAATTGCAGGTGCAATTATATGGCTATCGTTTATGACTCGCCAGCACTATGCGCTAACCTTACAAGACCGCATTATAATGCAAGAAATGCGTTATCGTTATTTTGTAGTTACGGGAAACCGTTTTGAACCTTTGGAAGAAGAATTATCTAAAGCTCAAATTTTTGCTTTACGATTTGCTTCTGATAATGAATTGGAAACACTTGCTACAAAAGCTGTACAAGAAAAACTTTCTGCGGGTGCTATTAAAAAAGAGATAAGTAACTGGCGTGCCGATAATAATAGGGTTTAG
- a CDS encoding HAD family hydrolase codes for MSLKVIAFDADDTLFINEPYFEETEKKFCGIMESYLSHQSISQELFTTQINNLPLYGYGIKGYTLSMMEAAINISQGTLSLSCIQKIIDLGKELIQKPIVLLDGVEETLKALQGHYKLVVATKGDLKDQHRKLHNSGLGHYFHHIEVMSDKKPIDYQKLLKRLEIEPDEFFMIGNSLRSDVLPVLEVGGYACHVPFHTTWAHEMIDHNVKHDNFSEIEKITDVLPFLLPKAV; via the coding sequence ATGAGCCTAAAAGTAATAGCGTTTGATGCTGATGATACCTTATTTATAAACGAACCCTATTTTGAAGAAACCGAAAAGAAGTTTTGCGGTATTATGGAGAGCTACCTGTCGCACCAGAGTATATCGCAGGAGTTATTTACTACACAAATAAATAATTTACCATTGTACGGTTATGGTATAAAAGGGTATACGCTTAGTATGATGGAAGCCGCTATAAATATTTCGCAAGGGACGTTGAGCCTGAGTTGTATTCAGAAAATTATTGATTTGGGTAAAGAGTTGATACAAAAGCCTATTGTTTTGTTGGATGGTGTAGAGGAAACCCTTAAGGCACTACAGGGGCACTATAAGTTGGTGGTTGCCACGAAAGGCGATTTGAAAGACCAACACCGTAAACTGCACAACTCTGGTTTGGGGCATTATTTTCATCATATTGAAGTAATGTCGGATAAGAAACCCATTGATTACCAAAAGCTATTAAAACGTTTGGAAATAGAACCCGACGAGTTTTTTATGATAGGCAATTCATTACGATCGGATGTTTTACCTGTTTTAGAAGTTGGTGGGTATGCCTGCCATGTGCCTTTTCATACTACATGGGCGCACGAAATGATAGACCACAATGTAAAGCACGATAATTTTAGCGAAATAGAAAAAATAACAGATGTACTACCGTTTTTACTGCCTAAGGCTGTATAG
- the rmuC gene encoding DNA recombination protein RmuC: MPETITLLLAFIIALAIGIFIGKIIFSSKSVADKKVLEERNNSLINQVEQVKQQAITEKQPLEKQLTQLQGERDSLRTEKDALAIQLTKKETDFDNLMERVKEQRQETEELREKFTKEFENLANKILEEKSTKFTEQNRENIKNILSPLQEKIQLFEQKVENTHKESIDYHAALRQQILGLREMNEQMSKETINLTKALKGDSKMQGNWGELILERVLEKSGLEKDREYFVQQNHTNEDGLRVLPDVVINLPDGKKMVVDSKVSLVAYERYVNEADTALQPNHLKEHVNSIKRHVEQLSAKNYHDLYKMESPDFVLLFVPIESAFASALNEDTTLYNKAFEKNIVIVTPSTLLATLRTIDSMWTNQKQQENAYEIARQAGALYDKFVGFTDDLIMVGKRMDEGKKAYEGAMNKLVSGRGNIITSIGKLKKMGAKAKKALPENITNRALQNETEDNTDTSLN; encoded by the coding sequence ATGCCCGAAACGATAACATTATTACTTGCCTTTATAATAGCACTTGCTATTGGTATTTTTATTGGAAAAATTATTTTCTCTTCAAAATCAGTAGCTGATAAAAAAGTACTAGAAGAGCGTAACAATAGCCTAATAAACCAAGTAGAACAAGTAAAACAACAGGCTATAACCGAAAAACAGCCTTTAGAGAAACAACTAACACAATTGCAGGGGGAACGCGATAGTTTGCGTACCGAAAAAGATGCACTTGCCATACAGCTTACCAAAAAGGAAACGGACTTTGATAACTTGATGGAACGCGTTAAGGAACAACGGCAGGAAACTGAAGAATTGCGTGAAAAGTTTACGAAAGAGTTTGAAAATCTTGCTAATAAAATACTAGAAGAGAAATCGACCAAGTTTACGGAGCAAAATCGTGAAAACATAAAAAACATACTATCGCCACTACAAGAAAAAATACAACTTTTTGAGCAGAAAGTAGAGAATACGCACAAGGAAAGTATTGACTATCATGCAGCACTACGCCAACAGATACTAGGATTACGTGAGATGAATGAGCAAATGAGTAAGGAAACTATTAACCTTACCAAGGCATTAAAAGGCGATAGTAAAATGCAAGGAAACTGGGGCGAATTAATACTGGAACGTGTATTGGAAAAATCGGGGCTGGAAAAAGACCGCGAATATTTTGTACAGCAAAACCATACTAATGAAGATGGCTTGCGCGTACTGCCAGATGTTGTAATTAATTTACCCGATGGTAAAAAAATGGTGGTAGATAGTAAGGTATCATTAGTAGCCTACGAGCGTTATGTAAACGAGGCGGATACTGCACTACAACCCAATCACTTAAAAGAGCACGTAAACTCTATTAAGAGGCATGTAGAACAGTTGAGTGCCAAAAATTACCATGACTTGTATAAAATGGAAAGTCCTGATTTTGTTTTGTTGTTTGTACCCATAGAGTCGGCTTTTGCAAGTGCTTTAAATGAAGATACCACGTTATACAACAAAGCTTTCGAGAAAAATATTGTTATTGTAACCCCTAGTACCCTACTGGCAACGCTACGCACTATTGATAGTATGTGGACAAACCAAAAACAGCAAGAAAACGCTTACGAGATAGCCCGACAAGCAGGAGCATTATACGATAAGTTTGTTGGCTTTACAGACGACCTTATTATGGTGGGCAAACGCATGGACGAGGGTAAAAAAGCCTACGAAGGCGCTATGAACAAGCTTGTTAGCGGTCGTGGTAATATTATAACAAGTATTGGTAAACTTAAAAAAATGGGTGCTAAGGCAAAAAAAGCGTTACCCGAAAACATTACCAACCGTGCTTTACAAAACGAAACAGAGGATAACACGGATACCTCTTTAAACTAA
- a CDS encoding acyl-CoA thioesterase, with protein METYYKKLTESQITISELMLPSHTNFSGKIHGGYILRLMDQIAFASASKYSGKYCVTASVDKVDFLNPIEVGELVTLKASVNYVGNSSMVVGMRVEAENIQTGAVKHCNSSYFTMVAKNDVGVGVTVPRPIITSLKEARRFHNAIKRIDSKKKHYQIKEEFDHTTPEAFKKLEKFDVKIKF; from the coding sequence ATGGAAACTTACTATAAAAAACTTACGGAATCGCAAATAACAATATCCGAATTAATGCTGCCATCGCATACCAACTTTAGTGGTAAAATACATGGTGGGTATATTTTGAGATTGATGGACCAGATTGCATTTGCATCAGCATCCAAATATTCAGGCAAATACTGCGTTACCGCATCGGTAGATAAAGTAGATTTCCTAAACCCCATAGAAGTTGGCGAACTCGTTACCTTAAAAGCATCAGTTAACTACGTAGGCAATAGCTCTATGGTAGTAGGTATGCGCGTAGAGGCCGAAAACATACAAACAGGAGCCGTAAAACACTGCAACTCCTCCTATTTTACTATGGTAGCTAAAAACGATGTAGGAGTTGGTGTAACTGTACCCCGCCCCATTATAACATCGTTAAAGGAGGCAAGACGTTTTCATAACGCCATAAAACGTATTGATTCGAAAAAGAAACATTATCAAATTAAAGAAGAGTTTGACCATACAACTCCCGAAGCATTTAAGAAACTAGAAAAGTTCGATGTAAAAATTAAGTTTTGA
- a CDS encoding FG-GAP-like repeat-containing protein, whose amino-acid sequence MKKILTLLLTSVGIISLNAQDTCATAEAVTIGINNASYADTSEVPTLICTLGTNNELTSGLWYTYTSATIINVTVSTSLEGYPNTDTRVHIYSGSCGDFNCVAGDDDSGDQYTSLVTFTAQANETYYIVFDNNWTSDDFVFEVSESEHTTPFFENVNINANGPYIMCVVDMNGDYLDDIVIPNENSITMLYQNTDGTFTEATPTAGATNYMPGWSLAAGDYDGNGFNDLLYGSGNGATIMLANSDGTAYMPMVSDDFIFSQRTNFIDINNDGNLDAFVCHDVEPNVYFLNDGNSGFNYVQGGIGDHPAGGNYGSIWVDYDNDDDPDLFIAKCRGGGSDAGINELHRNNGDGTFTDVSNEAGMADIIQTWSTAFGDFDNDGDMDAMVGANSTSHGSHKLMVNNNDGTFTDTTEGSGIDTFTPLNREHITHDFNNDGFLDVMGGGNYILINNGDMTFSPLDIGDATVGAIGDLNNDGFLDILNGNRIRMNTGNDNNWLKINLEGTSSNKNGIGARIEIYSNEAGSTWEKQIRDVRSGDGFRYMSSLNTHFGLGQTSEIDQLVIRWPSGIIDIINNPTINEALMVVEGSTLGRFDNNSNAFTVYPNPVGDVLQFTTNENITADKAYVYDLSGRLVMSEKLTNNSMPVQQLSKGTYILIIKGESGKHYTTKIIKE is encoded by the coding sequence ATGAAAAAAATTCTTACTTTATTACTTACAAGCGTCGGCATAATAAGCCTTAACGCGCAAGACACATGTGCTACAGCCGAGGCTGTTACAATAGGAATCAACAATGCATCTTATGCTGATACTAGCGAAGTCCCAACACTCATTTGTACATTAGGCACTAATAACGAACTTACATCAGGTTTGTGGTATACCTACACCTCAGCCACTATAATTAATGTTACTGTAAGTACCAGTTTGGAAGGCTACCCAAATACAGATACACGCGTACACATATACTCAGGAAGCTGTGGCGATTTTAACTGTGTAGCAGGGGATGACGATAGCGGCGATCAGTATACATCGTTAGTAACATTTACCGCACAAGCCAATGAAACATATTATATTGTTTTTGATAATAACTGGACTTCAGATGATTTTGTTTTCGAGGTAAGCGAATCTGAACACACTACTCCTTTCTTCGAAAATGTAAACATAAACGCGAATGGTCCGTACATAATGTGTGTTGTGGATATGAATGGCGATTACTTAGATGATATAGTAATTCCGAATGAAAACAGTATTACTATGCTATACCAAAATACCGATGGTACATTTACAGAAGCAACCCCAACAGCAGGAGCAACCAATTACATGCCTGGATGGAGCCTAGCAGCAGGTGATTATGATGGGAATGGTTTTAACGATTTATTGTATGGATCGGGCAACGGAGCAACAATAATGCTTGCAAACAGCGATGGTACAGCCTATATGCCCATGGTTTCTGACGATTTTATATTTTCGCAGCGTACCAACTTTATAGATATTAATAACGATGGCAACCTAGATGCTTTTGTTTGCCACGATGTAGAGCCTAATGTTTACTTTTTAAACGATGGTAATAGCGGATTTAACTACGTACAGGGAGGTATTGGAGACCACCCAGCAGGCGGTAATTATGGCTCTATATGGGTAGATTACGATAATGATGACGACCCCGATTTATTTATTGCAAAATGTAGAGGTGGTGGTAGCGATGCAGGTATTAATGAGTTACATCGAAACAATGGTGATGGTACATTTACTGATGTAAGTAACGAAGCCGGTATGGCAGATATTATACAAACATGGTCTACAGCTTTTGGCGATTTTGATAACGATGGCGATATGGATGCTATGGTAGGAGCTAACTCTACCTCGCATGGTAGCCATAAACTAATGGTTAATAATAACGATGGTACCTTTACCGATACTACCGAAGGATCGGGTATTGACACCTTTACACCATTAAACAGGGAGCATATTACCCACGATTTTAATAACGATGGTTTCCTCGATGTTATGGGAGGTGGTAACTACATCCTCATTAATAACGGAGACATGACTTTTAGCCCGCTTGATATAGGTGATGCAACAGTTGGGGCTATAGGTGACTTAAATAACGATGGTTTCCTTGACATTTTAAATGGCAATAGAATACGAATGAATACTGGAAACGATAACAACTGGTTAAAAATTAATTTAGAAGGAACAAGTAGCAATAAAAATGGTATTGGTGCACGTATCGAGATTTATAGTAACGAGGCTGGTAGTACTTGGGAGAAACAAATCCGTGATGTACGCAGTGGCGATGGTTTCCGCTATATGAGTTCGTTAAACACCCATTTTGGTCTCGGTCAAACAAGCGAGATTGACCAATTAGTTATAAGATGGCCATCGGGTATTATTGATATTATTAATAATCCTACAATTAACGAAGCATTAATGGTAGTAGAAGGAAGTACTTTAGGACGATTTGATAATAACAGTAATGCATTTACAGTATATCCTAACCCTGTGGGAGATGTATTGCAATTTACTACTAACGAAAACATTACTGCAGATAAGGCTTATGTATACGACCTATCTGGAAGGTTAGTAATGAGCGAAAAACTTACAAATAATAGTATGCCTGTACAACAACTTTCAAAAGGAACTTACATACTAATCATTAAAGGAGAAAGCGGTAAACATTATACTACAAAAATTATAAAAGAATAA